From a region of the Eulemur rufifrons isolate Redbay chromosome 7, OSU_ERuf_1, whole genome shotgun sequence genome:
- the SPATA31G1 gene encoding spermatogenesis-associated protein 31G1 isoform X2 has translation MEWLLEDLLGAGGDTGLLWSQLTHALACRYCGSSCLQSPGNLGLSLLYRVAFLDHLWKQKSEVEEEEEEEEEEEEAEEQEEEEEASLDPLKLCSPPKEAPNEQQATAASPKPSYGSEGLPKATGIPEQILTHPPSPSRPFPTFQILTNLPVRRKIGSGSHQHHRKSQLFWGLPFLHSESLEAIFLSSGGLSPLKLSVCPSVFFNKLTFLPRSNLLLPQYHSPNQFPTHEAHTMEDLEEMALRPQLLPSPSSSVPSPAFHLKPLPMDHKRVLSSTEAPTQSQGTNPLGDPPDYETQGETMGHKESPQASEPPMSAPCQPPASLLEPQNISSEGGLLIPKKFWGTMGHKENPQAAESSMPVPGPPLDSLTELQGESPLEDPSRYKPQWGCRENSANGQAFEPPALDPNPGLHGTSPACVPSGSGTPRKGVQSRENLWVSADSVLPASLPSASLLQSLVMDPQGVLSESKALWETMGQRENLWASDSSDPAHSTALGPHIEPHRINPMEGLTRPETTRKDTEHSRNSPSLTLSPLPALILEPQRVSSMGVLFNSKARCGNIKRRENSWASKLPACSLPQDLHVASPLGVLPDYKPAGGDAEQKENCCVPVFPGWGPSPQPNSVSKSHISEPIRDQRNCKPEGEEAVEQRKNCWATELPVPSSLSAPLPGPHIDLEFVWGGTQQKVPQNPSPPEVEPLQPIPWLPTLAEAVKIVPTQPGLPKGEMFPGAKAEAPLSQREAVPEVLTNPGTHAWHWSKELKLRLKTLQQSPASRSPGPSQLFCSSPALSSTTPDSWGLSSCPPQIYLPNLCSYSSSCHPQKVPQSIQVPHCHHSQSSFQPQPPGPGRAEQGPQREEKRKGKMVAPVPSQESCVHMEAGEIYPGPGEPSNPEVLASGKRQDRASALSSVKKGESSRKSRTGDHGGGNARLGPPTVTGKSHPAQAQRLVEAPVSTLSPKSQHRGQSSQHTALPQQLLPKASGPHDQLGKELRAGDIQNPRHCKHCPWAHTKKYLSSPTPQAHLTRGLQRVLAKFSGNRGPLLTKSSQ, from the exons ATGGAATGGCTGCTGGAGGACTTGCTCGGGGCTGGAGGAGATACAGGCCTTCTCTGGAGCCAATTGACCCATGCCTTGGCCTGTAGATACTGTGGCAGCAGCTGCCTCCAGAGTCCAGGGAATCTG GGCCTATCACTTCTGTACCGTGTGGCCTTTCTTGATCACCTGTGGAAGCAGAAATCAGAggtagaagaagaggaagaagaagaggaagaagaggaagaagcagaagaacaagaggaagaagaggaggcatCTCTGGATCCACTGAAACTATGTTCTCCTCCCAAAGAAGCTCCCAATGAACAGCAAGCCACTGCAGCCTCACCCAAGCCATCCTATGGTTCTGAGGGCCTCCCCAAGGCCACAGGGATACCAGAGCAAATACTCACGCACCCCCCAAGCCCTTCCAGACCCTTTCCCACCTTCCAGATCCTGACCAACCTACCTGTGAGGCGCAAGATAGGATCAGGGAGCCACCAGCACCACAGAAAAAGCCAGCTTTTCTGGGGTCTCCCCTTTCTGCACAGTGAGTCCTTGGAGGCCATCTTCCTGAGCTCAGGTGGCCTCTCTCCCCTGAAATTATCTGTTTGTCCTTCTGTCTTTTTCAACAAGCTTACCTTCCTGCCTAGGTCCAACCTGTTGCTTCCCCAGTATCACTCCCCAAACCAGTTTCCTACCCATGAAGCCCATACTATGGAAGACCTGGAAGAGATGGCTCTCAGACCTCAGCTACTTCCATCTCCATCTTCTTCTGTCCCATCACCAGCCTTCCATCTTAAGCCCTTGCCTATGGATCACAAGCGAGTCCTATCTAGCACTGAGGCACCCACACAGT CTCAAGGAACTAACCCCCTGGGAGATCCCCCTGACTATGAGACTCAGGGGGAAACCATGGGACACAAAGAGAGCCCCCAAGCTTCTGAGCCTCCAATGTCAGCCCCCTGCCAGCCCCCAGCTTCTCTGTTAGAACCCCAAAATATCAGCTCTGAAGGCGGTCTTCTTATACCTAAGAAATTCTGGGGAACTATGGGACACAAAGAGAACCCTCAGGCTGCTGAGTCTTCAATGCCAGTCCCTGGCCCTCCCCTAGACTCCCTCACAGAACTCCAGGGAGAGAGTCCCCTGGAAGATCCATCCAGATATAAGCCCCAGTGGGGATGCAGAGAAAATTCAGCAAACGGCCAGGCCTTTGAGCCCCCAGCCTTGGACCCCAATCCAGGGCTCCATGGAACCAGCCCTGCATGTGTCCCATCAGGCTCTGGGACTCCACGGAAGGGTGTACAGAGTAGAGAAAATCTTTGGGTCTCTGCAGACTCAGTTTTACCTGCCAGCCTTCCCTCAGCCTCTCTGCTGCAATCGTTAGTCATGGACCCCCAGGGAGTTCTGTCTGAATCCAAAGCTTTATGGGAGACCATGGGGCAGAGAGAGAACCTCTGGGCATCTGACTCCTCAGACCCTGCCCATAGCACAGCTCTAGGCCCCCATATAGAACCGCATAGAATAAATCCCATGGAAGGCCTCACCAGACCAGAAACTACAAGGAAGGACACAGAGCATTCCAGGAATTCCCCATCTCTGACTCTCAGCCCACTCCCAGCTCTTATACTGGAGCCCCAGAGAGTTAGCTCCATgggggtcctgtttaattctaagGCTAGATGTGGGAacataaaaaggagagagaactcCTGGGCCTCTAAGCTCCCAGCTTGCAGCTTACCCCAAGATCTGCATGTAGCCAGCCCCCTGGGAGTCTTGCCTGACTATAAGCCTGCTGGCGGGGATGCAGAGCAGAAAGAAAACTGTTGTGTTCCTGTGTTCCCAGGTTGGGGCCCCAGCCCACAGCCAAACTCTGTTTCAAAGTCCCATATAAGTGAGCCTATTCGAGACCAACGCAACTGTAAGCCTGAGGGGGAGGAAGCAGTGGAGCAGAGAAAGAACTGCTGGGCCACTGAGCTCCCAGTCCCCAGCTCACTCTCAGCTCCCCTACCAGGGCCACACATTGACCTTGAATTTGTGTGGGGAGGCACACAACAAAAAGTCCCCCAAAACCCCAGCCCTCCAGAAGTTGAACCCCTGCAGCCAATACCCTGGCTTCCCACCCTAGCTGAAGCTGTGAAAATTGTGCCCACCCAACCTGGCCTACCCAAGGGAGAGATGTTTCCAGGGGCTAAGGCTGAGGCCCCACTCTCCCAGAGAGAGGCTGTCCCAGAGGTGCTCACTAACCCTGGGACGCATGCCTGGCACTGGAGCAAAGAATTGAAACTCAGGCTGAAGACACTGCAGCAGAGCCCTGCTTCCAGATCCCCTGGCCCAAGTCAACTATTTTGTAGCTCCCCTGCCTTGAGCTCCACAACTCCAGACTCCTGGGGACTCTCTTCCTGCCCCCCACAGATTTATCTCCCTAACCTGTGCTCCTACTCTTCAAGCTGTCATCCCCAAAAAGTACCTCAGTCTATCCAAGTCCCCCACTGTCATCACTCCCAATCCTCTTTCCAGCCTCAGCCACCAGGGCCTGGCAGAGCAGAACAAGGGcctcagagagaagagaagaggaagggaaagatggTGGCTCCGGTCCCATCCCAGGAGTCATGTGTACACATGGAGGCTGGTGAGATCTATCCAGGCCCTGGAGAGCCCTCAAACCCTGAGGTTCTGGCCTCAGGCAAGAGACAGGACAGGGCTTCAGCCCTATCTTCAGTCAAAAAGGGCGAGAGCTCAAGAAAATCCAGAACTGGAGACCACGGAGGAGGGAATGCAAGATTGGGGCCACCCACAGTCACAGGGaagagccaccctgcccaggctcAAAGACTAGTAGAGGCTCCTGTAAGCACACTTTCCCCCAAGTCTCAACACAGGGGCCAGAGCTCTCAACACACTGCTCTTCCCCAGCAGCTTCTCCCCAAGGCTTCGGGTCCCCACGACCAGCTGGGGAAAGAGCTGAGAGCTGGTGACATCCAGAACCCTCGCCACTGTAAGCACTGTCCTTGGGCCCACACAAAGAAGTAtctctcctcccccacaccccaggcTCACCTTACCCGGGGTCTCCAAAGAGTGTTAGCCAAATTTTCGGGTAACCGAGGACCCCTGCTCACCAAATCTAGCCAGTAG
- the SPATA31G1 gene encoding spermatogenesis-associated protein 31G1 isoform X1 — translation MEWLLEDLLGAGGDTGLLWSQLTHALACRYCGSSCLQSPGNLVTLFLFMVWQIRRWWQLGRLRQLHSWFSGDMTKGKGLSLLYRVAFLDHLWKQKSEVEEEEEEEEEEEEAEEQEEEEEASLDPLKLCSPPKEAPNEQQATAASPKPSYGSEGLPKATGIPEQILTHPPSPSRPFPTFQILTNLPVRRKIGSGSHQHHRKSQLFWGLPFLHSESLEAIFLSSGGLSPLKLSVCPSVFFNKLTFLPRSNLLLPQYHSPNQFPTHEAHTMEDLEEMALRPQLLPSPSSSVPSPAFHLKPLPMDHKRVLSSTEAPTQSQGTNPLGDPPDYETQGETMGHKESPQASEPPMSAPCQPPASLLEPQNISSEGGLLIPKKFWGTMGHKENPQAAESSMPVPGPPLDSLTELQGESPLEDPSRYKPQWGCRENSANGQAFEPPALDPNPGLHGTSPACVPSGSGTPRKGVQSRENLWVSADSVLPASLPSASLLQSLVMDPQGVLSESKALWETMGQRENLWASDSSDPAHSTALGPHIEPHRINPMEGLTRPETTRKDTEHSRNSPSLTLSPLPALILEPQRVSSMGVLFNSKARCGNIKRRENSWASKLPACSLPQDLHVASPLGVLPDYKPAGGDAEQKENCCVPVFPGWGPSPQPNSVSKSHISEPIRDQRNCKPEGEEAVEQRKNCWATELPVPSSLSAPLPGPHIDLEFVWGGTQQKVPQNPSPPEVEPLQPIPWLPTLAEAVKIVPTQPGLPKGEMFPGAKAEAPLSQREAVPEVLTNPGTHAWHWSKELKLRLKTLQQSPASRSPGPSQLFCSSPALSSTTPDSWGLSSCPPQIYLPNLCSYSSSCHPQKVPQSIQVPHCHHSQSSFQPQPPGPGRAEQGPQREEKRKGKMVAPVPSQESCVHMEAGEIYPGPGEPSNPEVLASGKRQDRASALSSVKKGESSRKSRTGDHGGGNARLGPPTVTGKSHPAQAQRLVEAPVSTLSPKSQHRGQSSQHTALPQQLLPKASGPHDQLGKELRAGDIQNPRHCKHCPWAHTKKYLSSPTPQAHLTRGLQRVLAKFSGNRGPLLTKSSQ, via the exons ATGGAATGGCTGCTGGAGGACTTGCTCGGGGCTGGAGGAGATACAGGCCTTCTCTGGAGCCAATTGACCCATGCCTTGGCCTGTAGATACTGTGGCAGCAGCTGCCTCCAGAGTCCAGGGAATCTGGTGACACTATTCTTATTCATGGTTTGGCAGATCCGGAGGTGGTGGCAGCTTGGGAGGTTGCGACAGCTCCATTCTTGGTTCTCTGGGGACATGACAAAAGGCAAG GGCCTATCACTTCTGTACCGTGTGGCCTTTCTTGATCACCTGTGGAAGCAGAAATCAGAggtagaagaagaggaagaagaagaggaagaagaggaagaagcagaagaacaagaggaagaagaggaggcatCTCTGGATCCACTGAAACTATGTTCTCCTCCCAAAGAAGCTCCCAATGAACAGCAAGCCACTGCAGCCTCACCCAAGCCATCCTATGGTTCTGAGGGCCTCCCCAAGGCCACAGGGATACCAGAGCAAATACTCACGCACCCCCCAAGCCCTTCCAGACCCTTTCCCACCTTCCAGATCCTGACCAACCTACCTGTGAGGCGCAAGATAGGATCAGGGAGCCACCAGCACCACAGAAAAAGCCAGCTTTTCTGGGGTCTCCCCTTTCTGCACAGTGAGTCCTTGGAGGCCATCTTCCTGAGCTCAGGTGGCCTCTCTCCCCTGAAATTATCTGTTTGTCCTTCTGTCTTTTTCAACAAGCTTACCTTCCTGCCTAGGTCCAACCTGTTGCTTCCCCAGTATCACTCCCCAAACCAGTTTCCTACCCATGAAGCCCATACTATGGAAGACCTGGAAGAGATGGCTCTCAGACCTCAGCTACTTCCATCTCCATCTTCTTCTGTCCCATCACCAGCCTTCCATCTTAAGCCCTTGCCTATGGATCACAAGCGAGTCCTATCTAGCACTGAGGCACCCACACAGT CTCAAGGAACTAACCCCCTGGGAGATCCCCCTGACTATGAGACTCAGGGGGAAACCATGGGACACAAAGAGAGCCCCCAAGCTTCTGAGCCTCCAATGTCAGCCCCCTGCCAGCCCCCAGCTTCTCTGTTAGAACCCCAAAATATCAGCTCTGAAGGCGGTCTTCTTATACCTAAGAAATTCTGGGGAACTATGGGACACAAAGAGAACCCTCAGGCTGCTGAGTCTTCAATGCCAGTCCCTGGCCCTCCCCTAGACTCCCTCACAGAACTCCAGGGAGAGAGTCCCCTGGAAGATCCATCCAGATATAAGCCCCAGTGGGGATGCAGAGAAAATTCAGCAAACGGCCAGGCCTTTGAGCCCCCAGCCTTGGACCCCAATCCAGGGCTCCATGGAACCAGCCCTGCATGTGTCCCATCAGGCTCTGGGACTCCACGGAAGGGTGTACAGAGTAGAGAAAATCTTTGGGTCTCTGCAGACTCAGTTTTACCTGCCAGCCTTCCCTCAGCCTCTCTGCTGCAATCGTTAGTCATGGACCCCCAGGGAGTTCTGTCTGAATCCAAAGCTTTATGGGAGACCATGGGGCAGAGAGAGAACCTCTGGGCATCTGACTCCTCAGACCCTGCCCATAGCACAGCTCTAGGCCCCCATATAGAACCGCATAGAATAAATCCCATGGAAGGCCTCACCAGACCAGAAACTACAAGGAAGGACACAGAGCATTCCAGGAATTCCCCATCTCTGACTCTCAGCCCACTCCCAGCTCTTATACTGGAGCCCCAGAGAGTTAGCTCCATgggggtcctgtttaattctaagGCTAGATGTGGGAacataaaaaggagagagaactcCTGGGCCTCTAAGCTCCCAGCTTGCAGCTTACCCCAAGATCTGCATGTAGCCAGCCCCCTGGGAGTCTTGCCTGACTATAAGCCTGCTGGCGGGGATGCAGAGCAGAAAGAAAACTGTTGTGTTCCTGTGTTCCCAGGTTGGGGCCCCAGCCCACAGCCAAACTCTGTTTCAAAGTCCCATATAAGTGAGCCTATTCGAGACCAACGCAACTGTAAGCCTGAGGGGGAGGAAGCAGTGGAGCAGAGAAAGAACTGCTGGGCCACTGAGCTCCCAGTCCCCAGCTCACTCTCAGCTCCCCTACCAGGGCCACACATTGACCTTGAATTTGTGTGGGGAGGCACACAACAAAAAGTCCCCCAAAACCCCAGCCCTCCAGAAGTTGAACCCCTGCAGCCAATACCCTGGCTTCCCACCCTAGCTGAAGCTGTGAAAATTGTGCCCACCCAACCTGGCCTACCCAAGGGAGAGATGTTTCCAGGGGCTAAGGCTGAGGCCCCACTCTCCCAGAGAGAGGCTGTCCCAGAGGTGCTCACTAACCCTGGGACGCATGCCTGGCACTGGAGCAAAGAATTGAAACTCAGGCTGAAGACACTGCAGCAGAGCCCTGCTTCCAGATCCCCTGGCCCAAGTCAACTATTTTGTAGCTCCCCTGCCTTGAGCTCCACAACTCCAGACTCCTGGGGACTCTCTTCCTGCCCCCCACAGATTTATCTCCCTAACCTGTGCTCCTACTCTTCAAGCTGTCATCCCCAAAAAGTACCTCAGTCTATCCAAGTCCCCCACTGTCATCACTCCCAATCCTCTTTCCAGCCTCAGCCACCAGGGCCTGGCAGAGCAGAACAAGGGcctcagagagaagagaagaggaagggaaagatggTGGCTCCGGTCCCATCCCAGGAGTCATGTGTACACATGGAGGCTGGTGAGATCTATCCAGGCCCTGGAGAGCCCTCAAACCCTGAGGTTCTGGCCTCAGGCAAGAGACAGGACAGGGCTTCAGCCCTATCTTCAGTCAAAAAGGGCGAGAGCTCAAGAAAATCCAGAACTGGAGACCACGGAGGAGGGAATGCAAGATTGGGGCCACCCACAGTCACAGGGaagagccaccctgcccaggctcAAAGACTAGTAGAGGCTCCTGTAAGCACACTTTCCCCCAAGTCTCAACACAGGGGCCAGAGCTCTCAACACACTGCTCTTCCCCAGCAGCTTCTCCCCAAGGCTTCGGGTCCCCACGACCAGCTGGGGAAAGAGCTGAGAGCTGGTGACATCCAGAACCCTCGCCACTGTAAGCACTGTCCTTGGGCCCACACAAAGAAGTAtctctcctcccccacaccccaggcTCACCTTACCCGGGGTCTCCAAAGAGTGTTAGCCAAATTTTCGGGTAACCGAGGACCCCTGCTCACCAAATCTAGCCAGTAG
- the SPATA31G1 gene encoding spermatogenesis-associated protein 31G1 isoform X3: MWAQGLSLLYRVAFLDHLWKQKSEVEEEEEEEEEEEEAEEQEEEEEASLDPLKLCSPPKEAPNEQQATAASPKPSYGSEGLPKATGIPEQILTHPPSPSRPFPTFQILTNLPVRRKIGSGSHQHHRKSQLFWGLPFLHSESLEAIFLSSGGLSPLKLSVCPSVFFNKLTFLPRSNLLLPQYHSPNQFPTHEAHTMEDLEEMALRPQLLPSPSSSVPSPAFHLKPLPMDHKRVLSSTEAPTQSQGTNPLGDPPDYETQGETMGHKESPQASEPPMSAPCQPPASLLEPQNISSEGGLLIPKKFWGTMGHKENPQAAESSMPVPGPPLDSLTELQGESPLEDPSRYKPQWGCRENSANGQAFEPPALDPNPGLHGTSPACVPSGSGTPRKGVQSRENLWVSADSVLPASLPSASLLQSLVMDPQGVLSESKALWETMGQRENLWASDSSDPAHSTALGPHIEPHRINPMEGLTRPETTRKDTEHSRNSPSLTLSPLPALILEPQRVSSMGVLFNSKARCGNIKRRENSWASKLPACSLPQDLHVASPLGVLPDYKPAGGDAEQKENCCVPVFPGWGPSPQPNSVSKSHISEPIRDQRNCKPEGEEAVEQRKNCWATELPVPSSLSAPLPGPHIDLEFVWGGTQQKVPQNPSPPEVEPLQPIPWLPTLAEAVKIVPTQPGLPKGEMFPGAKAEAPLSQREAVPEVLTNPGTHAWHWSKELKLRLKTLQQSPASRSPGPSQLFCSSPALSSTTPDSWGLSSCPPQIYLPNLCSYSSSCHPQKVPQSIQVPHCHHSQSSFQPQPPGPGRAEQGPQREEKRKGKMVAPVPSQESCVHMEAGEIYPGPGEPSNPEVLASGKRQDRASALSSVKKGESSRKSRTGDHGGGNARLGPPTVTGKSHPAQAQRLVEAPVSTLSPKSQHRGQSSQHTALPQQLLPKASGPHDQLGKELRAGDIQNPRHCKHCPWAHTKKYLSSPTPQAHLTRGLQRVLAKFSGNRGPLLTKSSQ, from the exons ATGTGGGCCCAA GGCCTATCACTTCTGTACCGTGTGGCCTTTCTTGATCACCTGTGGAAGCAGAAATCAGAggtagaagaagaggaagaagaagaggaagaagaggaagaagcagaagaacaagaggaagaagaggaggcatCTCTGGATCCACTGAAACTATGTTCTCCTCCCAAAGAAGCTCCCAATGAACAGCAAGCCACTGCAGCCTCACCCAAGCCATCCTATGGTTCTGAGGGCCTCCCCAAGGCCACAGGGATACCAGAGCAAATACTCACGCACCCCCCAAGCCCTTCCAGACCCTTTCCCACCTTCCAGATCCTGACCAACCTACCTGTGAGGCGCAAGATAGGATCAGGGAGCCACCAGCACCACAGAAAAAGCCAGCTTTTCTGGGGTCTCCCCTTTCTGCACAGTGAGTCCTTGGAGGCCATCTTCCTGAGCTCAGGTGGCCTCTCTCCCCTGAAATTATCTGTTTGTCCTTCTGTCTTTTTCAACAAGCTTACCTTCCTGCCTAGGTCCAACCTGTTGCTTCCCCAGTATCACTCCCCAAACCAGTTTCCTACCCATGAAGCCCATACTATGGAAGACCTGGAAGAGATGGCTCTCAGACCTCAGCTACTTCCATCTCCATCTTCTTCTGTCCCATCACCAGCCTTCCATCTTAAGCCCTTGCCTATGGATCACAAGCGAGTCCTATCTAGCACTGAGGCACCCACACAGT CTCAAGGAACTAACCCCCTGGGAGATCCCCCTGACTATGAGACTCAGGGGGAAACCATGGGACACAAAGAGAGCCCCCAAGCTTCTGAGCCTCCAATGTCAGCCCCCTGCCAGCCCCCAGCTTCTCTGTTAGAACCCCAAAATATCAGCTCTGAAGGCGGTCTTCTTATACCTAAGAAATTCTGGGGAACTATGGGACACAAAGAGAACCCTCAGGCTGCTGAGTCTTCAATGCCAGTCCCTGGCCCTCCCCTAGACTCCCTCACAGAACTCCAGGGAGAGAGTCCCCTGGAAGATCCATCCAGATATAAGCCCCAGTGGGGATGCAGAGAAAATTCAGCAAACGGCCAGGCCTTTGAGCCCCCAGCCTTGGACCCCAATCCAGGGCTCCATGGAACCAGCCCTGCATGTGTCCCATCAGGCTCTGGGACTCCACGGAAGGGTGTACAGAGTAGAGAAAATCTTTGGGTCTCTGCAGACTCAGTTTTACCTGCCAGCCTTCCCTCAGCCTCTCTGCTGCAATCGTTAGTCATGGACCCCCAGGGAGTTCTGTCTGAATCCAAAGCTTTATGGGAGACCATGGGGCAGAGAGAGAACCTCTGGGCATCTGACTCCTCAGACCCTGCCCATAGCACAGCTCTAGGCCCCCATATAGAACCGCATAGAATAAATCCCATGGAAGGCCTCACCAGACCAGAAACTACAAGGAAGGACACAGAGCATTCCAGGAATTCCCCATCTCTGACTCTCAGCCCACTCCCAGCTCTTATACTGGAGCCCCAGAGAGTTAGCTCCATgggggtcctgtttaattctaagGCTAGATGTGGGAacataaaaaggagagagaactcCTGGGCCTCTAAGCTCCCAGCTTGCAGCTTACCCCAAGATCTGCATGTAGCCAGCCCCCTGGGAGTCTTGCCTGACTATAAGCCTGCTGGCGGGGATGCAGAGCAGAAAGAAAACTGTTGTGTTCCTGTGTTCCCAGGTTGGGGCCCCAGCCCACAGCCAAACTCTGTTTCAAAGTCCCATATAAGTGAGCCTATTCGAGACCAACGCAACTGTAAGCCTGAGGGGGAGGAAGCAGTGGAGCAGAGAAAGAACTGCTGGGCCACTGAGCTCCCAGTCCCCAGCTCACTCTCAGCTCCCCTACCAGGGCCACACATTGACCTTGAATTTGTGTGGGGAGGCACACAACAAAAAGTCCCCCAAAACCCCAGCCCTCCAGAAGTTGAACCCCTGCAGCCAATACCCTGGCTTCCCACCCTAGCTGAAGCTGTGAAAATTGTGCCCACCCAACCTGGCCTACCCAAGGGAGAGATGTTTCCAGGGGCTAAGGCTGAGGCCCCACTCTCCCAGAGAGAGGCTGTCCCAGAGGTGCTCACTAACCCTGGGACGCATGCCTGGCACTGGAGCAAAGAATTGAAACTCAGGCTGAAGACACTGCAGCAGAGCCCTGCTTCCAGATCCCCTGGCCCAAGTCAACTATTTTGTAGCTCCCCTGCCTTGAGCTCCACAACTCCAGACTCCTGGGGACTCTCTTCCTGCCCCCCACAGATTTATCTCCCTAACCTGTGCTCCTACTCTTCAAGCTGTCATCCCCAAAAAGTACCTCAGTCTATCCAAGTCCCCCACTGTCATCACTCCCAATCCTCTTTCCAGCCTCAGCCACCAGGGCCTGGCAGAGCAGAACAAGGGcctcagagagaagagaagaggaagggaaagatggTGGCTCCGGTCCCATCCCAGGAGTCATGTGTACACATGGAGGCTGGTGAGATCTATCCAGGCCCTGGAGAGCCCTCAAACCCTGAGGTTCTGGCCTCAGGCAAGAGACAGGACAGGGCTTCAGCCCTATCTTCAGTCAAAAAGGGCGAGAGCTCAAGAAAATCCAGAACTGGAGACCACGGAGGAGGGAATGCAAGATTGGGGCCACCCACAGTCACAGGGaagagccaccctgcccaggctcAAAGACTAGTAGAGGCTCCTGTAAGCACACTTTCCCCCAAGTCTCAACACAGGGGCCAGAGCTCTCAACACACTGCTCTTCCCCAGCAGCTTCTCCCCAAGGCTTCGGGTCCCCACGACCAGCTGGGGAAAGAGCTGAGAGCTGGTGACATCCAGAACCCTCGCCACTGTAAGCACTGTCCTTGGGCCCACACAAAGAAGTAtctctcctcccccacaccccaggcTCACCTTACCCGGGGTCTCCAAAGAGTGTTAGCCAAATTTTCGGGTAACCGAGGACCCCTGCTCACCAAATCTAGCCAGTAG